A region from the Candidatus Electrothrix scaldis genome encodes:
- a CDS encoding SdrD B-like domain-containing protein, which produces MGIFLYRLTLVMLVCAVMPVTAAQAANPDGDLRIEIISAYNLVVDSNVTTPATYAPEAATLGAKVCNDGTEVMNEVQVYIGNYATKTPGTYPEYDSSVAGAPDHVSNGGAGTGTYSLTHESGSFANNEDASRAWVGTLQPGECRTEYWVVSYPRCVNVESPPSSGTYVPQVPPCTTAITGGSTTADDIALSYDIWATGYYDTDSSGDKSTGDDYLQADDTRDLTLRSEISASANKIWPNGDNKVPEEYKAAIAKSFGWDTWTPTGSNPFPGQVFETQGIWYDLGNVVAGFDNNGDGVPDQNAWLQPVGIPDVYDPGCFRLVGTYGLLIVKGTDGGETLIPFKDQMYFENIPDNTGVVGLVFYEYAALNGKCTGTLTPYQEVASGFLNEKFSGDYGTAFDITTQEPKASIAKGVSPETAALGSELTYTLEVTNPDDYGLDSEGDPLTVTIGDPDSGNPLVIRDTIPPDTNFLLNSAKVVEPDSDIAAADVTILYTYSDGITTWTTTEAPTVQSDADPLTFDTADDVVALEWRAEVGLGHDGGGQSMKVEFKATVPGTYTEPFVSNTGCAAIGSGPCFDEDDAVTTITGSTSITGTVFEDDGTGSNNGNGTYDTADTGEVGIAGVPVSIFYDADNSGTYSEGDFLWETVTTLADGSYTSSSTLPAGDWFAVVGDLPASHDGWASTTGTVHAVTTTTGTATAPDTGFAPALTLDKQITSSSPMKEGDAVTYTIDLNNELYGFGSTQCMQTFWGSALTTTNNNVIDMDNILGAPDGPCASTYETTSACYAQMSLKNNSYIDVTGFNLPTVWDGNIVSAEIVIWTDHDSNESYDPAKLHQFNINATNNASSVYSDSIDALNLPFPCSPASPCGEQFGYGVYSTGSISALTGAALLSSSDIVVTLGTTKNGGNPPIDVDIDAVGIRITTDQPCDTPSTIIDPLPLYDTFDANKIEFASASPAPDRLVPYDDGDPATNMYRIEWDNLGPLYPSETNQVTVNFTALEPASALETVTNTAEVENAYFTSGTPANDAVDDVTVDLNATASIGDLIWFDDGDGIFQAGEPGIPGVTMYLCSATPCDSGNADQTVVTDSSGNYQFDYLDGTYYVAVDTTTLPAGFNATPIAVPPGGSGNQSDAVVVSGDTDNMDQNWGFTSTAGTITGSVWQDFDGDTNRDDNDTPFANWTVTLYNSDGTVAATTTTNADGTYSFGGLLNGDYYTTVTPLAGYTQTYDYDSILNNNSGTLTINGNTFISDVDFAYQTGDNSIGDTLYVDLNGDGIEQIGEPGIPNITVYLYEDSGSVPGVLDPGDVLLGSQVTDSNGQYLFENLPTGDYLIVPDENDADLPSVQQTGDPDESGVCTICNGMTAVTVSNGQDVDTADFGYEPDGGKIGDSIYWDVNGDGTQGTNEPGIEGVEVYLCTEPVNSVPCDPTDPEYVGTATTDADGKYLFYGLPDDDYTVSVGSIPGSPAQTADPDNNGLVCTDPLAYTCDNSQNVAINGNSYMGADFGYKPPLFIGDQLFIDTNGNADDVGGMDANDLPLANVTVQLFDDNNNFVAETETDENGNYYFVDGLSSGNYTVIVDTNDEDWPADVGTTATYNGPADTDGISNNNSISLTLGADPVTDADFGYQYDGTNTLSGTICLDGTDGNGICGSGDSGVDSDESAYEGTTVYISKWIDADGDGNVDSGELTSLAQTVTDENGDYSFTGMPSVGDATDNVGYVVSLAAPEDFLNLTTNDSNAPSADQIVEKRSGDYTSSVLQIIKADGNLTNLDIAFEKAVVLDFGDLPLPFETTLGIDGARHIVKETPDLYLGDVVTTEADGIPSVGATSDSDDGITQIGTWAEGTNGGTISVKTYGAGWFIGWIDFNGDGSFSGAGEMIKSTALGELNPDGSPKPVTTSISFDIPTGGLSSPGYARFRFFPEKPPLPSAAFKGIADNGEVEDYWFSLSPSGSIGHRLWLDLDGDGVQDGDESGLANVTVELRNEYCNAGVDCPTAVTDVNGNYIFPGVGAGDYTVAVLSDTLPAGLEATFDKDGGQDSQTAVTLAAGEVLTDVDFGYKWSGTGGVIGDRIWNDVNGDGVQDANEAGIGGVTVALQDGDGNPILDSDNNAVTAITAPDGSYTFPDLPAGNYIVEVTPPPGSTLTGDPDEAGTCSTCDSKTTTPITITSAGEIILTADFGYKYIDGTTSDIGDRIYNSNTDAGIENVTVVLKDADGNIIAQDTTDSSGNYLFPDLPQGTYTVAVTDTNGVLGALVQTFDKDGVLDGSHTLTTVAGTDYLDADFGYDDPVPTYALVSSFNAYVNSENQVVLEWKTASEIGTIGFHLERLNEQSGKYQAITKKLLPGMLTPPHGGTYRYVDKSAKAGSSYTYRVVEVAVTDQGMISGPYTVTAEQPLLTNNRMFADGPEGYTLTHQEFSEKQIKRFVARDESSLNMVAAEKKKTGDTLKIPVSKDGLVYLTATELATTSGFSENQVVQYLKAKKCLVTLAGESIPVITANTGSGLWFYGRAPERNDIAQNIYLLELGKKGVKMKNTPGKAEERVDTAQSYSAHVEVEENQAPLYFYLLNYNVGEPVKDLWAWESLLAYGDDASVVHIVKTPDTTGTDTAVVRVNLVNITSKKTGQAAPYTISLSVNGTPVGETVETSEQGDWQVEAEFPAELLEQENEIKIVSHLNNGVAYSFIFLESIEIDYPRTFQAVNGELFFTDPGYNSITVQGFRSSRVLVFDVTEPNNPLRLKTLPGKNQDGEYTVTVLTEPGHEYFITENIISTVSEELTVDVPSQLKRTENSADYLIIAPNTLLSSAQRLLDHRESQGLSSMIVDIEDVRDEFSSASAAPEAVHTFLAYAYEHWAHPPRYVTLIGDGSFDYKDYLDYGTPLVPTELVSTPDGLFPSDNATADVVGDDGVPEFALGRIPVIDSAELDAYISKLIAYEQAMHENSNIMMLVTDKSDSRAGDFQASADQVTDLASDYFQIDRVDVDTLGYSQANDSIVSNLQQGGGILHYIGHSSATGYASGKVLLSTDDIEEMNPVGSPMLMVSMACSSGFFGYPPMNSLGETAVLKADGAAVGFFGSTGLSRNYLADILSEGFYSGLFDSEKRRLGDAILQAKQHYFNVKQGEQRYTLDIYNLLGDSALLIPGKQ; this is translated from the coding sequence ATGGGTATTTTTTTATATCGGTTAACTTTGGTGATGCTGGTTTGTGCTGTTATGCCGGTTACAGCGGCGCAGGCCGCTAACCCAGATGGTGATCTGCGTATTGAGATTATCTCTGCCTATAATTTGGTGGTGGATTCTAATGTCACCACGCCTGCAACCTATGCGCCGGAAGCGGCCACTCTCGGGGCCAAGGTCTGCAATGATGGCACAGAGGTGATGAATGAGGTGCAGGTCTACATCGGTAATTATGCTACCAAGACACCGGGGACATACCCGGAGTACGACAGCAGCGTCGCCGGAGCCCCGGATCATGTTTCCAATGGAGGAGCGGGAACGGGAACATACTCACTGACTCACGAGTCAGGTTCCTTTGCTAATAATGAGGATGCCAGCCGGGCTTGGGTGGGTACCTTACAACCGGGTGAATGCAGGACTGAATACTGGGTGGTTTCCTACCCGCGATGCGTTAATGTTGAATCTCCCCCCTCTAGTGGTACCTATGTGCCTCAGGTACCTCCCTGTACCACAGCCATCACCGGCGGCAGCACAACTGCGGATGATATTGCCCTGTCCTATGACATCTGGGCTACCGGATATTACGACACTGACAGTAGCGGCGATAAATCAACCGGAGATGATTACCTCCAAGCCGATGACACGCGCGATTTAACCCTGCGCAGTGAAATTTCTGCCTCAGCCAATAAGATTTGGCCCAACGGGGACAACAAGGTACCGGAAGAGTATAAGGCCGCTATTGCAAAGTCTTTTGGTTGGGACACCTGGACCCCGACCGGCTCGAATCCTTTTCCCGGTCAGGTCTTTGAAACCCAGGGAATCTGGTACGATCTGGGGAATGTGGTTGCGGGTTTTGACAACAACGGCGACGGGGTACCAGATCAGAATGCCTGGCTGCAACCGGTGGGTATCCCGGATGTATACGATCCTGGCTGTTTCCGTCTGGTCGGCACCTACGGCCTCTTGATTGTCAAGGGTACTGACGGGGGCGAGACACTTATTCCCTTTAAAGATCAGATGTACTTTGAAAATATACCGGACAATACCGGGGTGGTGGGTCTGGTTTTTTATGAGTACGCCGCACTCAACGGCAAATGCACAGGCACCCTGACTCCGTATCAGGAAGTTGCGTCAGGTTTTTTGAATGAGAAGTTCAGCGGGGATTACGGGACAGCCTTTGATATCACAACCCAGGAACCCAAGGCTTCTATCGCAAAAGGTGTTTCGCCGGAAACTGCGGCTCTCGGTTCTGAGCTTACCTATACACTTGAAGTGACGAATCCTGATGATTACGGCCTAGATAGCGAAGGAGATCCGTTGACTGTCACGATTGGTGACCCGGACTCCGGCAATCCTCTGGTCATTCGGGATACAATACCACCTGATACGAATTTTCTTCTTAATAGTGCTAAAGTTGTTGAGCCTGACAGCGATATCGCGGCAGCCGATGTAACTATACTCTATACGTACAGTGACGGCATAACAACCTGGACAACCACTGAAGCACCGACCGTGCAATCTGATGCTGACCCTTTAACTTTTGATACGGCGGACGATGTAGTCGCTCTTGAGTGGCGGGCAGAGGTTGGTCTAGGTCACGATGGTGGCGGACAATCAATGAAGGTCGAGTTTAAAGCTACGGTGCCGGGCACATATACCGAGCCTTTTGTTTCCAACACCGGTTGCGCAGCTATCGGTTCCGGGCCGTGTTTTGATGAGGATGATGCGGTTACTACAATAACGGGAAGCACCTCAATTACCGGGACGGTATTTGAGGATGACGGCACAGGCAGCAACAACGGTAACGGCACCTACGATACTGCGGATACCGGAGAAGTCGGTATAGCCGGAGTGCCTGTGTCTATTTTTTACGATGCCGACAACAGCGGAACCTACTCTGAAGGCGATTTTCTTTGGGAGACAGTGACTACCTTGGCGGATGGCAGTTATACTTCCAGCAGTACCCTGCCAGCGGGTGATTGGTTTGCGGTAGTCGGTGATTTGCCAGCCAGCCATGACGGTTGGGCCAGCACGACCGGGACGGTACATGCTGTTACCACAACGACAGGCACGGCAACTGCGCCGGATACCGGTTTTGCACCTGCTTTGACTCTGGATAAGCAGATTACCAGCAGTTCGCCTATGAAAGAGGGGGATGCTGTTACTTATACGATTGATTTGAATAATGAGTTGTATGGATTTGGTTCGACTCAATGTATGCAGACGTTTTGGGGTTCTGCATTGACAACAACAAACAATAATGTGATTGATATGGATAATATCTTAGGTGCGCCTGACGGCCCGTGCGCATCTACTTATGAAACAACGTCTGCTTGTTATGCGCAGATGAGTTTAAAAAATAACAGTTATATAGATGTCACAGGCTTTAATCTTCCAACTGTTTGGGATGGCAATATTGTTTCTGCTGAGATTGTTATATGGACGGACCATGACAGCAATGAGTCGTACGATCCGGCAAAACTTCATCAGTTCAATATAAATGCAACAAATAATGCATCTTCTGTATACAGTGACAGCATTGATGCCTTAAATCTTCCATTCCCGTGCAGTCCTGCTAGTCCCTGTGGCGAGCAGTTTGGCTATGGCGTATATTCAACAGGAAGCATTTCAGCGCTGACCGGGGCAGCATTGCTCAGTTCGAGCGATATTGTGGTCACGTTAGGAACCACGAAAAATGGCGGCAATCCTCCTATTGATGTCGATATTGATGCTGTCGGGATCCGTATCACCACTGACCAGCCATGTGATACGCCTTCCACCATTATCGACCCGCTCCCCCTGTACGACACCTTTGATGCCAATAAAATTGAATTCGCTTCCGCATCACCTGCACCCGACCGGCTTGTCCCCTATGATGACGGTGACCCGGCGACCAATATGTACCGAATCGAATGGGATAATCTCGGCCCGCTATATCCCAGCGAAACCAATCAGGTAACGGTTAATTTCACTGCGCTGGAACCGGCAAGTGCATTGGAGACAGTGACCAATACTGCCGAGGTGGAAAACGCTTATTTTACCAGCGGCACACCTGCCAATGATGCTGTCGATGACGTGACAGTCGATCTGAACGCGACAGCTTCTATCGGCGATTTAATTTGGTTCGATGACGGTGACGGTATTTTTCAAGCCGGAGAACCGGGTATTCCGGGCGTAACAATGTATCTCTGCTCTGCAACTCCGTGCGATAGTGGTAATGCCGATCAAACAGTGGTTACAGACAGCAGTGGAAATTACCAGTTTGATTATCTTGACGGTACCTATTACGTGGCTGTGGATACAACTACCCTGCCTGCCGGATTTAACGCAACCCCGATAGCTGTTCCTCCCGGAGGTAGCGGCAACCAGTCCGATGCGGTGGTTGTCAGCGGAGATACGGACAATATGGATCAGAATTGGGGCTTCACTTCCACGGCAGGCACAATTACCGGTAGCGTGTGGCAGGATTTTGACGGCGACACAAACCGGGATGATAATGATACGCCTTTTGCCAACTGGACAGTAACCTTGTACAATTCTGACGGAACTGTTGCGGCAACGACAACGACTAATGCGGACGGAACATACAGCTTCGGTGGTTTATTGAACGGCGACTATTACACAACTGTTACCCCGCTGGCAGGCTATACCCAGACCTATGATTATGACAGCATCCTGAATAATAACAGCGGCACACTCACTATCAATGGCAACACTTTTATATCCGATGTTGATTTCGCCTATCAGACCGGAGACAATTCCATCGGCGATACGCTGTATGTTGATCTGAACGGTGACGGAATAGAACAGATCGGAGAGCCTGGAATACCCAATATCACAGTCTATCTGTACGAAGACAGCGGTTCAGTCCCCGGTGTACTTGATCCCGGCGATGTGCTGCTGGGAAGTCAGGTGACAGACAGCAACGGTCAGTATCTTTTTGAGAATCTACCTACCGGAGATTATCTTATTGTCCCGGACGAGAACGATGCCGATCTTCCCTCGGTTCAACAAACCGGCGATCCGGATGAAAGCGGTGTCTGTACTATCTGTAACGGCATGACCGCAGTAACTGTGTCCAACGGCCAGGATGTTGACACTGCCGATTTCGGTTATGAACCCGACGGTGGCAAGATCGGCGACAGTATTTACTGGGATGTTAATGGTGACGGTACCCAGGGCACCAATGAGCCGGGCATAGAAGGGGTGGAGGTTTATCTCTGCACTGAGCCGGTGAATTCTGTTCCTTGTGATCCCACTGATCCTGAATATGTCGGAACCGCGACCACGGATGCAGACGGCAAGTATCTGTTCTACGGCCTGCCGGATGATGATTACACGGTTTCAGTCGGTTCCATTCCGGGCAGTCCTGCACAGACCGCTGACCCGGACAACAACGGCTTGGTCTGCACTGATCCTTTAGCGTATACATGTGACAACAGTCAAAATGTGGCCATCAACGGCAACAGCTACATGGGCGCGGATTTCGGTTATAAACCGCCCCTGTTCATTGGGGATCAGCTCTTTATTGACACTAATGGCAATGCCGATGATGTTGGCGGGATGGATGCCAACGATCTGCCCTTGGCCAATGTGACTGTTCAATTATTCGATGATAACAACAACTTCGTCGCTGAAACTGAAACCGATGAAAACGGCAATTATTACTTTGTTGACGGGCTGAGTTCCGGCAATTATACGGTCATAGTGGACACGAACGACGAAGATTGGCCTGCTGATGTAGGAACAACAGCTACCTATAACGGCCCTGCTGATACTGACGGGATATCTAACAACAACAGTATCTCCCTGACACTTGGTGCTGATCCTGTAACAGATGCTGACTTCGGCTATCAGTATGACGGCACAAATACTCTCAGCGGCACAATCTGTCTTGATGGTACAGACGGAAACGGCATCTGCGGCAGCGGTGACAGCGGTGTTGACAGTGATGAAAGTGCTTATGAGGGAACAACTGTTTATATCTCCAAATGGATAGATGCAGATGGTGATGGAAATGTTGATTCCGGCGAACTCACTTCTTTGGCTCAGACAGTGACTGATGAAAACGGCGATTATTCCTTTACTGGAATGCCTTCTGTCGGCGATGCCACAGATAATGTAGGTTATGTAGTCTCCCTGGCCGCTCCTGAAGACTTTCTCAACCTAACTACAAATGACAGTAATGCTCCTTCTGCTGATCAGATTGTAGAAAAAAGATCTGGAGATTACACAAGCTCTGTGCTGCAGATCATCAAGGCTGATGGTAATTTAACAAATTTGGATATAGCTTTTGAGAAGGCTGTTGTCTTAGATTTCGGTGATTTGCCCCTGCCCTTTGAAACTACCTTGGGCATTGACGGTGCCCGTCACATAGTCAAGGAAACACCTGACCTGTATCTGGGTGATGTCGTGACCACGGAAGCTGATGGCATTCCCTCTGTCGGAGCCACTTCAGACAGTGATGACGGCATTACACAGATCGGTACATGGGCTGAAGGAACGAATGGAGGAACCATCAGCGTAAAAACTTATGGCGCAGGTTGGTTCATCGGATGGATTGACTTCAACGGCGACGGCTCTTTCAGCGGAGCCGGTGAGATGATTAAAAGTACCGCCCTTGGTGAGCTCAATCCGGATGGAAGTCCAAAGCCAGTAACAACAAGTATTTCTTTTGATATACCGACCGGCGGCCTCAGTTCGCCCGGTTACGCCCGATTCCGCTTTTTCCCGGAAAAACCTCCGCTTCCGAGCGCGGCCTTTAAGGGCATTGCCGATAACGGCGAGGTGGAGGATTATTGGTTCAGTTTGAGTCCCTCAGGCTCTATCGGTCATCGCCTCTGGCTTGATCTGGATGGTGATGGAGTGCAGGACGGCGATGAGTCGGGACTTGCCAATGTCACGGTTGAACTGAGGAATGAATATTGTAATGCCGGTGTTGACTGCCCCACCGCAGTGACCGATGTCAACGGCAACTATATATTTCCCGGTGTCGGGGCGGGAGATTATACGGTCGCTGTGCTGTCCGACACACTGCCTGCCGGACTTGAGGCGACCTTTGATAAAGATGGCGGTCAAGACAGTCAGACAGCAGTCACTCTTGCTGCCGGAGAAGTGCTCACCGATGTTGATTTCGGGTATAAGTGGTCAGGAACCGGCGGTGTTATCGGCGACCGTATTTGGAATGATGTAAACGGCGACGGTGTGCAGGATGCCAACGAAGCCGGCATAGGCGGAGTGACTGTGGCTCTGCAAGACGGCGACGGCAATCCGATTTTGGACAGTGACAATAATGCTGTAACCGCTATCACCGCTCCGGACGGCAGCTACACTTTTCCTGATTTGCCAGCGGGTAATTACATCGTGGAAGTGACTCCTCCGCCAGGAAGCACGCTGACCGGCGATCCGGATGAAGCAGGGACATGTTCGACCTGCGACAGCAAAACCACTACGCCGATCACGATCACATCCGCAGGCGAGATAATACTGACTGCCGACTTCGGCTATAAGTATATTGACGGGACAACTTCCGACATCGGTGATCGTATTTATAACTCAAATACTGACGCAGGCATTGAAAATGTTACCGTTGTTCTGAAAGATGCGGACGGAAACATTATTGCTCAGGATACAACCGACTCCAGCGGTAATTACCTGTTCCCTGATCTGCCGCAGGGTACATATACAGTCGCTGTGACCGATACAAACGGAGTGCTTGGAGCACTTGTTCAGACCTTTGACAAGGATGGTGTCTTGGATGGCTCCCATACATTAACAACTGTCGCTGGAACAGACTATCTTGATGCCGATTTTGGCTACGATGACCCTGTCCCCACTTACGCCTTGGTCAGCTCCTTTAACGCCTACGTGAATAGTGAAAATCAGGTTGTGCTGGAATGGAAAACAGCCAGTGAAATCGGCACGATTGGCTTTCACCTGGAACGACTGAACGAGCAAAGCGGCAAATATCAGGCAATCACAAAAAAATTATTGCCCGGTATGCTGACTCCGCCGCATGGTGGAACGTATCGGTATGTTGATAAGTCGGCAAAAGCCGGTTCAAGCTATACCTACCGCGTGGTTGAGGTGGCGGTGACTGATCAAGGGATGATTTCCGGGCCGTACACGGTGACAGCGGAGCAACCCCTGTTAACGAATAATCGGATGTTCGCCGACGGCCCAGAAGGGTACACATTGACGCATCAGGAATTTTCCGAGAAACAAATTAAGCGTTTTGTTGCCCGAGACGAGTCCTCTCTCAATATGGTCGCAGCAGAAAAAAAGAAGACAGGGGATACGCTGAAAATACCGGTCAGTAAAGACGGTTTGGTTTATCTGACCGCTACTGAGTTGGCAACGACATCCGGGTTTTCTGAGAATCAGGTTGTACAGTATTTGAAGGCGAAGAAATGCCTAGTGACCCTGGCCGGTGAATCTATTCCGGTGATTACGGCAAATACCGGCTCTGGGCTTTGGTTCTATGGCCGGGCACCTGAGCGTAACGACATTGCTCAGAATATCTATCTGCTTGAGCTGGGCAAAAAGGGCGTGAAGATGAAAAACACGCCGGGCAAGGCTGAGGAGCGTGTTGATACGGCACAGTCCTACTCGGCGCATGTTGAAGTGGAGGAGAATCAAGCTCCTCTGTATTTTTATCTGCTTAATTACAATGTCGGAGAGCCTGTGAAAGATCTCTGGGCCTGGGAGTCTCTTTTGGCCTACGGAGACGATGCCAGCGTAGTTCATATCGTAAAAACACCGGATACAACCGGCACGGATACTGCTGTTGTCAGGGTCAATCTGGTCAATATAACAAGCAAGAAGACCGGTCAGGCTGCTCCGTATACAATATCCCTTTCTGTGAACGGAACTCCTGTCGGAGAAACCGTTGAGACCTCCGAACAGGGCGATTGGCAGGTCGAGGCTGAATTTCCCGCAGAGCTGCTGGAGCAGGAAAACGAGATAAAGATCGTTTCTCATTTGAACAACGGTGTTGCTTACTCGTTTATCTTTCTCGAATCCATAGAGATAGATTATCCGCGCACATTTCAGGCGGTCAACGGAGAACTGTTTTTCACTGATCCCGGCTACAACAGTATTACGGTGCAAGGATTCAGGAGCAGCAGGGTACTGGTTTTCGATGTTACTGAACCGAACAATCCTTTGCGACTGAAAACGCTGCCCGGTAAGAACCAGGATGGCGAGTACACGGTCACTGTGCTCACTGAACCGGGACATGAATATTTTATAACGGAAAATATCATTTCAACGGTTTCCGAAGAGCTGACCGTCGATGTTCCTTCGCAGTTAAAACGCACCGAAAACAGTGCTGATTATCTGATTATTGCTCCGAATACTCTGCTCAGTTCCGCACAACGCTTGCTGGATCATCGCGAAAGTCAGGGCTTGAGCAGCATGATTGTTGATATTGAGGATGTGCGGGATGAATTCAGTTCTGCTTCGGCGGCCCCGGAAGCGGTGCATACTTTTCTCGCTTATGCTTATGAGCATTGGGCGCACCCGCCGCGCTATGTAACCCTGATCGGGGACGGTTCCTTTGATTACAAGGATTATCTTGACTACGGGACACCTCTGGTGCCGACAGAGCTGGTCTCGACTCCTGACGGTCTTTTTCCCAGTGATAATGCTACAGCGGATGTTGTCGGCGATGACGGTGTGCCGGAGTTCGCTCTAGGCCGGATTCCGGTGATTGACAGCGCAGAGCTTGATGCCTATATCAGTAAATTGATAGCCTATGAACAGGCTATGCATGAGAACAGCAATATTATGATGCTGGTTACTGATAAGTCCGACAGTCGGGCCGGTGATTTTCAGGCCAGTGCCGATCAAGTGACTGACTTGGCATCCGACTATTTCCAGATTGATCGTGTTGATGTTGACACGCTGGGGTACAGCCAAGCTAATGACAGTATTGTAAGTAATCTGCAGCAGGGTGGCGGAATTCTCCATTACATCGGTCACAGTTCAGCTACCGGTTACGCAAGCGGTAAAGTCCTCTTGTCTACTGACGATATAGAGGAAATGAATCCAGTCGGTTCACCCATGCTGATGGTCAGCATGGCCTGTTCTTCCGGGTTTTTCGGTTATCCGCCCATGAACAGCCTCGGCGAAACAGCCGTGTTAAAGGCTGACGGAGCCGCAGTGGGATTTTTCGGCTCAACCGGTCTGTCAAGGAATTACCTTGCCGACATTTTGTCAGAAGGATTCTACAGCGGTCTGTTTGACTCGGAAAAACGTAGACTGGGCGATGCTATTCTTCAGGCCAAACAGCATTATTTTAATGTCAAGCAGGGAGAACAACGCTACACTCTTGACATTTATAACCTGCTCGGCGATTCAGCTCTGCTGATACCAGGAAAGCAGTAA
- a CDS encoding response regulator yields the protein MNTLKQYVKNPAEVLIIDDDEALLLTTKLVIEAEGHKARTAGNGIAGLRMVQEHIPDIIILDLVLPELNGHEVCKQLKAHPASQNIPIIFLSSHNSVEEKVKAFEAGGVDYLVKPYSKIELLVRLHTHLALQNIQNSLTSEVKTRTEELEEKNRELQETNVVLKRLLHEIEEEKLEIARIVQTNIERLILPDLDRLTEAPAKQRYQIRDTIQTNLKDISCPVTGENTTMYTLLTPSEFRILNLIRQGRSTKEIAETLNISPQTVATHRKNIRKKLKISGKKINLTSFISTSE from the coding sequence ATGAATACACTCAAGCAATACGTTAAGAACCCTGCCGAGGTACTTATTATTGACGATGACGAGGCTTTGCTACTCACAACGAAACTCGTTATCGAAGCGGAAGGTCATAAAGCCAGGACAGCTGGCAACGGAATTGCTGGTCTACGCATGGTGCAGGAGCACATTCCAGACATCATCATCCTTGATCTTGTCCTACCTGAATTAAATGGCCACGAGGTCTGCAAACAACTCAAAGCCCACCCTGCTTCGCAAAACATCCCTATTATCTTTCTCAGCAGCCATAATTCAGTAGAGGAAAAAGTAAAAGCCTTTGAAGCAGGAGGAGTGGACTACCTAGTGAAACCGTACAGCAAAATTGAGCTGTTGGTCCGCCTGCACACGCACCTCGCCCTCCAGAATATTCAAAATTCTTTAACTTCAGAAGTAAAAACAAGGACCGAAGAATTAGAAGAAAAAAACAGAGAACTTCAAGAAACAAATGTCGTTCTGAAACGTTTGCTCCATGAAATTGAGGAGGAAAAACTAGAGATAGCCCGGATTGTTCAAACCAATATTGAACGGCTGATTCTCCCTGATCTCGACCGACTAACGGAAGCACCAGCTAAGCAACGCTACCAAATCAGAGATACAATTCAAACCAACCTAAAGGATATCTCCTGCCCTGTTACAGGAGAGAATACGACAATGTACACCCTGCTTACTCCAAGTGAATTCCGCATACTGAATCTCATTCGCCAGGGACGCTCGACCAAGGAAATCGCTGAGACACTCAACATATCACCTCAAACTGTGGCAACGCATCGAAAAAATATCCGAAAAAAACTCAAAATTTCAGGAAAGAAAATCAATCTGACCTCTTTTATCAGCACATCAGAATAA